CATCATCTCATGACAAGAATCCGTCAGTTGCCGAGGAAATTAATGAAGAAGCGTAAACTGATTGCTGTACTTCCGACGTTGTTAACGTTGGGTAATGCCGCCTGTGGATTTGGTGCAATTACTTATGCGGCAAAAGTCGGTCCGGAATACCTCGGTCAGGCTGCCAACGGAGGTGGATTAACCCGTATCTTGGGAACTTCCCCCGGAATATACAATTCGTTTGATAATCAGCATCTGTTTGTTGCAGCGGTTCTCATCTTTGTGGCGATGCTGTTTGATGCACTGGATGGCAGTGCTGCCCGCTGGGCCAATCAGACGAGTGAATTTGGAGCACAACTCGACAGCCTGTGTGATGCCATTAGCTTCGGAATAGCCCCCGCATTTCTAATGCTACAAATGGTTCAGTTCAGAACCGAGTACCATCCGCGGTTATTGTGGGTGATTGCACTCCTGTTTGCTGTCTGCACGATTCTAAGGTTAGCTCGATTTAATGTGGAAACGGATGAAGACGACACTCATGAAGGCTTTAGCGGGCTCCCATCGCCGGCTGCAGCAGGAACTGTTGCCTCTTTTCCCATTGCGATGCGAGGGCTTCAGAGGTTGGCTGAAGATTCCGAACCGGAATCATTTGCACAGACAGTCTCTCTATGGCTGATACCAGCTGTTGAAATGTCGCTCCCCTGGATTACGCTGGCAGTAGCCGCTTTGATGGTTACACGGATTCAGTATGCCCATGTGTTTAATCAATTGTTCACAGGTCAACGTAGTCGAAGACACGTCATTCAGTTGGTTTTTTCCTTTGCATTGATTTTCCTGGTCCGCGAATTGGCGATCCCCGTTTTATTCTGTTATTTCGCGTTTTCCGCGCCAATTCATGCTTTTTGGGGAGAAGTTATCTCTGGGCGACTATACAAATCAAAACAAATCTGAGACACTAACACGTTTTATCCCCTTATTTATCGAACCCCAAAGGTACTGCCACCGATGTTTACGGGACTGGTCGAGGATCGGGGTACCGTTCAATTATTAGAAAAGAACGGCTCTGCTATCGATTTAACTCTTGAGATTTCGGAGCTCATCACGAATGATGCCCACATTGGTGATAGTGTGGCCATTAATGGATGCTGCCTGACTGTTGTTGAAATTAACTCGGGTACTCTTAAGTTTCAGGCAGGGGCAGAGACCCTTGAGAAAACTAACTTGGGACTGTTATCACAGGGTGACCAGGTTAATATTGAACGTCCTTTGGCAGCCGATGGTCGCTTGGGAGGCCATTTTGTTCAAGGGCACGTCGACGGCGTTGGTTCGATCAAGTCCATAGACAGGGATGGTGAGTGGATCACCATGTGGTTTGAAGTACCTGAAGCACTTTCCCTGCAAATGGTACCTAAAGGATCGGTCACAGTAGATGGAATTAGTTTGACCATCGTGGAATGCCAACCTGCTACTTTCAGTATCGCGTTAATACCGCATACACTGGAA
The Gimesia aquarii DNA segment above includes these coding regions:
- the pssA gene encoding CDP-diacylglycerol--serine O-phosphatidyltransferase, translating into MKKRKLIAVLPTLLTLGNAACGFGAITYAAKVGPEYLGQAANGGGLTRILGTSPGIYNSFDNQHLFVAAVLIFVAMLFDALDGSAARWANQTSEFGAQLDSLCDAISFGIAPAFLMLQMVQFRTEYHPRLLWVIALLFAVCTILRLARFNVETDEDDTHEGFSGLPSPAAAGTVASFPIAMRGLQRLAEDSEPESFAQTVSLWLIPAVEMSLPWITLAVAALMVTRIQYAHVFNQLFTGQRSRRHVIQLVFSFALIFLVRELAIPVLFCYFAFSAPIHAFWGEVISGRLYKSKQI
- a CDS encoding riboflavin synthase; translation: MFTGLVEDRGTVQLLEKNGSAIDLTLEISELITNDAHIGDSVAINGCCLTVVEINSGTLKFQAGAETLEKTNLGLLSQGDQVNIERPLAADGRLGGHFVQGHVDGVGSIKSIDRDGEWITMWFEVPEALSLQMVPKGSVTVDGISLTIVECQPATFSIALIPHTLEVTTLGQKQIGSVVNIETDILGKYVQKLIPLKLDGFNERQ